CAACTCCATCCTCCTTTTCTCGTCCTCATTTTCCCCAGTATTTGAAGCCTCTAGCCTGCTTTATTATGGGTGTTTGAGGGGGGTGAAGTGAGgatagtgcccatggttggctctGGCCTGGGCTGCTCCTGTCCCATGCTAGCGAGAGGGTcactccacctcctaataccccATGAGTGAGAGCAGCTGCCCTCTATGGGTTATGTTTCCAGGAGGCCTGGGAAGAGGTAATGCCTGATCAGTCCCTTTCCAGGAAGGAGGAGAACAGAAGTTGGAGGCCCCAGTACTCTACCCAGTGTCCTGAACTATCCAGGAAAGTCCATCCTGTCTTCACCTGCTGCATCCCCAGGAGGAAGCCAACAACCCAGAGAAGATTAATCAGGATAGGGATGGTGCAGTGCCAGTGACATCCCCCTGGAGAGGCTGGGACCTGGGGCAAATTACCCTATAACAGCAGGTTAATTAGATAAGACCCAAATTACATGAGCAAAGCTTGCAAGCCCAGCAATTTGAAGGTTTCATGTTGTTTCGGAGGTGGAGAGGGCTTGATCTCTAGCTCAGCATAGAGAAAATGACTTCTTGCTCCCAGGCAAGCCAAACCCACGAATTAAGCTCTTGACTGCCCATCCACAAACCCCAGTGCCAAGCACATATAAAGGCACCTGCCAGTCCTCACTACAACCAGCAGAACATTTTGGGATTTTGTCTTCCTCCCTCCTGCATCTGAGCTTTGTCTCCACCAGCAACATGAGCCGCCAATTCACCTGCAAGTCGGGAGCTGCCGCCAAGGGGGGCTTCAGTGGCTGCTCAGCTGTGCTCTCAGGGGGCAGCTCATCCTCCTTCCGGGCAGGGAGCAAAGGGCTCAGTGGGGGCTTTGGCAGCCGGAGCCTCTACAGCCTGGGGGGTGTCCGGAGCCTCAATGTGGCCAGTGGCAGCGGGAAGAGTGGAGGCTATGGATTTGGCCGGGGCCGGGCCAGTGGCTTTGCTGGAAGCATGTTTGGCAGTGTGGCCCTGGGGCCCGTGTGCCCAACTGTATGCCCACCTGGAGGCATCCACCAGGTTACCGTCAATGAGAGCCTCCTGGCCCCCCTCAACGTTGAGCTGGACCCCGAGATCCAGAAAGTGCGTGCCCAGGAGCGAGAGCAGATCAAGGCTCTGAACAACAAGTTCGCCTCCTTCATCGACAAGGTGGGTCTTCTAGGACCTGGGGAACTTGTGAACagccttcctcttctcttcttggaACATAAGACTTTGTTACAGCAGGAGAGATTGAGGTTAGATGTGAGGAAGACTTTGCTGTGGGCAAGGTAGGTACATCCCATCAACAGGGTGACCTGTGTAAGGTTCTCTGTGTTGTCTTTCcagagagaaaacagaggcagGTCAATTTCTACTGGCAGAGGCTTCTCAGGGCTCCCAGCAAGAGATGTGGTCCTTCCTCTTGAGGGCTAGCTTGGTGCCATTGCTAGGCCTGCAGGCCGTGTGCAGAAAAGGCCTGTGAGAGCCAGTCTCGCCCAGAGTAAGCAAGGAAGCTGTCCTCCTCCCCTGGTATGCTGCCCTGCCCACTAGTCACTTGCCCAGCGGATCAGGAGCAGCAGGAAGGGGCCACTTCAGGCCCTCTGATTGGGCATTTGCTCCGGTCAGTTGAAGACTTTCTTGAGAGGCAGAAGAGGGCGCTGGGGAAGGGGACTCCACGGTGCTCTTGTGCTCACTGCTGGCCACAGCTGAGTGGCTCTGGCAAGATGAGTTGCCTGTCTGTGTCGCCatctcctcatctctaaaatggagataataacttCTGTCCTGGGGTTGTTGTCAGGCTTATAAAAGAAAATGCAGGTGAAGATCTTGTCACAAGCCTGACGCACACTAAATGCTCCAAAAATGATTGTGATTGTGACTCTCATTTCTTATCTCTGGAAGGTGGGGGAGGGAAGCTCAGGGGAGGAATCAAAGGTGTCTAGAGACCTGAAGAGATGACACAGTCCAGATAGGCCCCTGACTTCTGGCAGAGAAGAAATGATTATCCCTATTGTATGAGTCACTGAAGGCATGGAGGTAAATGGCATTCCCAGGGTCatttggggaaagggaagggTGAGGCTGGACCCTCAGCCTTTTGCCTCCAGACCCAGAGGAGGAGACTGGAGGGCTCTGTTGGCTCTGTGGCAGTCAGGCACCAAGGACGGGTCAACCCAGGACAAAGTCTATGGGTGAGACGGTCATGTGGCCATCACAGCTTAGCCAGCTCCTGCAGCTCAGACTTCCTGCCTGGAGGAGTCCCTGCTGCCCTCGGCTCAGCCTCGGGGGCTAGGACTGGCTCTGTGGCTTCTTATTCTTCTAAGCCTTTTCATATCTGCAAGATCAAAGTGttctgagatggggtctgggTGATGGGAGTGGACTGATTGATTCTTGGCTCAGCTGGTCAAAACCTACAGAAGGATAAAGTCTGGAGACATGGGAAGAAAGATGAACATGAGGACGGTCACAtcctgtttataaagatggtctgcccagagggaggggaaggaggctgAAAGGCTTGGACAATTCCCAAATAATTTCAGTCTCCAGAGATCAGTCCCTTAACCTCAGGCAGCCAGAGAAGATGGGTAAATCCTTTCGGCATCCAGATGTGTTCAGTAGTGCAGGTGTGTATTGTGGTGTCTCAGATGCAGGATTTACTCTGTGGTTAATGCTCAGCCTCGTAGATCACATGAAAAATTCAGGATTGGTTAAACCAGACCAAATGCTGGAAGACGGGCTATAGACAAATTTTCGGGGAATAATTCTATCTTGACACTGAATCTTAGATAGTTTTCCCATGTCTTGTGTTTCTGATGTGGGGGAAGACAACCTTATTCAAGCAGTAGCTGTGCTCATGTAGATTAAGGgaagtcacattttaaaaactgtgctCCCCATCCCCAAAAACCAAACAAGAGGTGTGTATGGACATCTCCTTCTGGCCAGTTTCCTGGCTCAGTGAGGGGCTACAATGGAATCAGGAGCTCCATCTGTCCATCATGTTCCATGTGCCATGCTTGTTGCAGAGAAGATGGTTCTGGGGACCAGGaccaaggagggagaggaggggctaTAAGCAAAGATGAAGCTGGTGCCTGCTCCAGGCATTTAAAATACCTAGAAGCCCTTGGCCCAAGCCTTACTGAGCTCTGACATGCCCTGAAATGAAGAGCAGACTTTTCTTCAGGATGGTCAACCTGTCCAAAATGGTGGACCCATCCTGGCTTCTCTGCTGGTATTTTCAATCACAGCCAAGCCCTGAGTTGGTGCAACCATGGAGGGCACTGGGTGATTGCATGCACGGGTTACAGGGACATGTGTCTAGATTCAGTTCCGGGCTCCACCGCTTCTTAAACTGTTGGGCCTTGGAAACAGCCGAAGttgctctgtgtctcagttttctctccACAGCAGAGGGTAATGATTTGCCCACCTCTTTCAGCTCTATTGAGGAGAAAATGCAGATAGAAGCTTTACACAATGCCCTGTGAGAGACACGTGTGACTATTACTGCAGGGGTTCAGCAGTTTCTGGGATTTGGGTTCCAGGTGCGGTTCCTGGAGCAGCAGAACCAGGTGCTGGAGACCAAGTGGGAGCTGCTGCAGCAGCTGGACCTGAACAACTGCAAGAACAACCTGGAGCCCATCCTCGAGGGCTACATCAGCAACCTGCGGAAGCAGCTGGAGACGCTGTCTGGGGACAGGGTGAGGCTGGACTCGGAGCTGAGGAATGTGCGGGACGTAGTGGAGGACTACAAGAAGAGGTGAGCAGGAGGAGACCCCCTGTAACTGGACAACTGCCCTTGTCCCTCTGAGGGACCCCTGGCAGTCACCCCAGCTTAAATGCTTTGGAGGTCAGTGGGGGGCATTGTTCTTGGTCATACCAAGCAGCATCACCCCAACAAAACTCTGGAACTTGCTCTCTGCTCCTCCAGCCTCTGGCCTGACTCTTAGGACAAATGCCCAGTGAGCTGGGCAGTGGGCAGAGGGTTATCTCTGGCTCTGGGTTTAGGGAATGTTTGGGGAAACCACTCACGTTCTCCTCCCATGTAAGAGGAGGGTTAACTGCATCTGGCTCCAAGACTGCTCTCAAGGGTAACTGAGGAAACGCAGATTGGAGCACTTTGTCATTTGTAAAGCTGTACTCAAATTTGGGGAGGGCAGTTCACATCCTGGTTCCTCTGAGAGTCCCACAGGGCATTCGCTCCATGTGCTCCTTCCTCATTTGCCAAGCTGGATCTTTAACAGTCTCATTCTTCCAAACTGGTTAGCATGTTccctcctccagaaagccttcccCCACTTACCCCCGCCCAGTATTCTGTGGTCCCCAGCACCTGTATCTTCTGATGGACATGCTGCTCCTTGCTCAAACGCTGCCCTGTGCAAGCAAGGGCTTTCAGTGAAATATTAACCAATGAGCCCTCACATTCCCACAGGTATGAGGAGGAAATCAACAAGCGGACAGCGGCAGAGAACGAGTTTGTACTGCTCAAGAAGGTGAGGGGAAGGCAGGCCCTGAGTCCCGGGGGCTGGCCTGGGACCTGGAGGAACGGAGCCTGCCAAGGTGCTCTGTTAACCCCCCTCAAGGTGAACTGATTCAGGAAGAGCAAGGTGAAGGCAGAGAAAACTTGATGAAAGACTatccagaaaaaagaatgaaaaggcagGGAGGGTGCCAGTGAGAGGACACCTGACTGCATGTCCAATGCAGCTGTGGTTTGAACACGGAGAAGAATACAGAGGACAACACTGAGGGGCTCCCCTGCAGCCCCGGGACCCGGCTCAGACGCCACAGGCACTTCATTCATGCTGAGGGAACAGATtcccagggtggggtggggtagggctgggcctttgctcctttgtctcCTTTCCCAAGGCAAAGTGAAGAGAAGAGAGTGACTCCTTCCTCACTCAGGGAACCCAGGCAGGGATGGCTGCTGCCTTCTTGGCTGTACCGGCAGTGACAGGGGATGGTGGGGGCATCTTTCAGGATGTGGATGCTGCTTACGCCAATAAGGTGGAACTGCAGGCCAAGGTGGAATCCATGGACCAGGAGATCAAGTTCTTCAGGTGTCTCTTTGAAGCCGTAAGTCTGTCTGCCCACTTGGTTCATCTAGGGGAGGCTGGTGGGTTAAACTCTATTCTAGGGGCTGCAGGAGACATGGAGGCCCCAGCCCTCAGTGAGACCCCTCAGTTAGCCAACCATCTCCCGCATCAACCTTGTGAGGCTCCTAGGTCTGCACACTCTGAGTGGGAAGGGAATGGGCCAGGCCCTTGCTCCACAGCAGTGGGAATCTGTCTGGGCCCAGCAGGGAACTTGCTTTGCCGCAAAGCAAACAGCCCTGGATGGCAGCAGCCTTGGGTTCCAGCCTCCAAGATGGCATCACCAGAACTTGCTCATCTTGTGTGGGGTTGGTGGTTGGCCTCCGACAGCAGTTGAGCCGAGAGACCATCTCTGTGTCCCCTGCAGGAGATCACTCAGATCCAGTCCCACATCAGTGACATGTCTGTCATCCTGTCCATGGACAACAACCGGAACCTAGACCTGGACAGCATCATTGACGAAGTCCGCACCCAGTATGAGGAGATTGCCTTGAAGAGCAAGGCAGAGGCTGAGGCCCTGTACCAGACCAAGGTGAGCTGGGCTGAGGTGGGGCCAGGGAGGGTGATGCCAGCAGGCAGCAGATGGAGACAGATCGTGCCCAGAATAGAAGCAGTGTCCCAGTAAGTGTCTGTTGTGTTCTGATCCCAAGATACATGCACTCCCACGACACACTCATGACTCTGTGCTTTGGGGTCCCCAGTTCCAGGAGCTTCAGCTGGCAGCTGGCAGGCATGGGGACGACCTCAAAAACACCAAGAATGAAATCTCGGAGCTCACTCGGCTCATCCAGAGAATCCGCTCAGAGATCGAGAACGTGAAGAAGCAGGTGAGAGCACCTTGGCCTTGGCCTGTGGTCAAGTGCAGGGGAGCATGAGTAGAGGGGAGATGAGCTGCTGAGAACATGGGCCTTCCAGATCGCTGCCTGGGAGAAGAGAGGAGGCCAGTGAGGTCGCTGCCTCAAACACCTGGAGCAGGACGTCCCTGGGGGCTACTCATCTCTGACTCACTCCAAGGACCTCGGCCTCGAAGCCCCTCCTTAGAAAGCCTCCTCGGCACTGGGCTAAGACCTTCCCCCAGCGATGTACCCTCCTGGCACCTGTGCTTCCCTGTATTTGTCACACTTCCTGTTATTACTGACACTGCCACTAGACTGAAAGGGGGCAGGGAGCTGGCTGCTTTGTACCCTGTTTccccagcatctagcacagtgcctggcacatagttgcaGCTTGATAAACATCTGTGGAGTTAATGACTGAGATGGAGAAATGGGCTCAGGGAGCACCCATTAAGGTGCATTGTTAAGGATTGACTAGGGACTACTCCCAGGAATATAGGATGCAGCCTCGGCTTGTAGGTGAGACACAAGATGTACATATATGGTAGCAATGGCAGCGGCACCTATTCTTCTATCGCACTTCATCCTCACCAAGACCCCGAGAGGCAACAGTTGCCCTCGCTgttgttacagatgaggaaactgaggctcagagaggataaGGGGgttacacagctggtaagtggcagagctgtgaTCTGAACCAAGGTCTCCTGACTCCTAGTCCAGTGCTCCTTCTATTCTTTTGTGGGCTTTAACACTTAgttgctttgtgaccttggacaggttaCTTCTGCTCACTTCACAGGGTGTTGCAAGGACTAAATGCGTTAAGTTATGTCAATGGTATGTACAGTATTGAGCCTGGTGCTGGCATACACTAAGTGCTTGGCAAATAATGGTTGCTCCCGGGGTGTGTCCTTCCCTGTCCCCCTCGACTGTGGTGCCATGCTCCTGGGCAGCTGCTGCCCTTGCGTCTGCCACAGCATATTCAACCATCTCTCCTCCCAGACCTAAACAACTCAAGagcattgctgtcattcatttcgtGCCCTTGGCATAATatggctgaataaatgtctttatGCTGAACTAAAGTGGCGCTCAGGAGGACATGGCTGCATGATTTCCATCACCCACACATCCAACACAGGGAATGGGGCTAGAGCTAAGGAGGGAGGTGCCAGCCCCAGAAGGGGCTCTGCTGCAAGGAAGTGTGATGGTGTGTGTAGGGTGGAGGCGGGCCACTCTGCCCCACTCTAAGGACCCAGAGGGATTTGGATGTGGATGGTTGCAGTGGCTCCTCCAAATTTTTCGACTTCACCAATTCCTTCCTTAGGCTTCCAACCTGGAGACGGCCATCGCTGATGCTGAGCAGCGGGGAGACAATGCCCTGAAGGATGCCCGGGCCAAGCTGGACGAGCTGGAGGGCGCCCTGCACCAGGCCAAGGAGGAGCTGGCGCGGATGCTGCGCGAGTACCAGGAGCTCATGAGCCTGAAGCTGGCCCTGGACATGGAGATCGCCACCTACCGCAAGCTACTGGAGAGCGAGGAGTGCAGGTGGGCGGGGCGTGCCCAGACAGGAGGGCCCCAGGGGTTTGGGAAGACCCAAAGGAGAAAGCCTAACACATCTCAATCCAGAAGAGATGAGTTCTTAGGAAGTGTTGGGGTGATGAGGATAGAAATAATGACAGTAATTAACAATACTACCATGAGTGGACATGAGTATCCACTCAGTAGACTGTGAGAGCTTGCTTCATGGCAGGCACTATGCTATGTAGTAAGCTATGCAGATTTGCTCATTCTTCCTGGGCATACTAGAAACAACCACCGCCCTGCTCCCTGCAAAACCCCATTACTCTATTAGGCATTCTTGCTCCCTCTTCCTGATCTGTCCATGTGCAACATGGGCTTGTTGGGGGTGTGCCGGGGCAGCCACCCCAGCTTCCCCAGGGCTCTACAGGGATGGCAGGCTGGTGTGTGGACCTGACACGTGGGAGGTAGATACACTGCCCCTACGTGTGCACCTCTTGTAAACTATTGTTTGACTAGGGTTGTTGTCTGGTTACCCCAAAGATTCGGGGGGTAGTCTCCAAAACTTCTCAGGCTCTGCTTGCATCAAAGAAGCTTTGGAATTTCCACAGGTGCCTGTTGGGTCCAAAAACCCACATAAGGCTGATGGTGGCAGTAGCTTTAAGGAGACTGAGCTGGATGacttctcttctcctctcattttatttttctcctaaataGGATGTCAGGAGAATTTCCCTCCCCTGTCAGCATCTGTAAGTATTTGTATACTTTGACCTAAAATTGTAAAATCTGCAGCCTGGAAAGGACCTTAGTGACACCCTCTGTGTGTAGATGAGGGATCTAAGAACCAGAGAGGGAAAAGCTTTGCCTGAGATCACAAAGCCAGATGGCAGAGCCATGGCCAGAATCGGCTTTCCTGACTCCCAGGCCAGGCCTCCTTTATTCTTATCCCTCTGACTTTCTGTTCCTAGGGGATGGCAGCAATGGAAAGCTATTGTCATGGGAAAGCAAGGGTCATGTTGCAGAAAAATGATGCATGGGTCTGTGTGAGGCTTAGGGAGTCAGGTTTGCAAACTGCAACCAGACTTGGGCTTGGGAAGTAGGGAGGGCTGAGGGAATGAGAGAATGAGGGATCTTAGAGGTCAAGCTGGCAGTATCAGATCACTGCATTGCTTAGCAGGGCTAAAAGAGTTAAACTAGAGCTTGGGAAAGATGCCTGCTGTGGGACAGctagcaggaggaagaggttagaggctgggaagtttggCAAAAAGGCTAATAGAAAGGGCAATGGGTGGGTGTCCAGGAGGACAGGTAGGGGTATTGGTACCTGGACCAAGGAGTAGGGCCTCTGAGCATTAATGGGGCAAGACTCAGCCAGATTGGATATAAGCCAAACAAGCCAAGGACAGAGCATTAGGGAAGCTGTCTTTGGTACATTCTCCCCAGGGGGAGGGAGCGGGTGTGCACCTCCCCACTCAGCTTCTCCAAGAAGAGCCCTGAATGCCCTGGGGAAAaggaggcctccccagctctcTGCCTGAGTGGGTGTTGGCTTCGGCTCCCCCTGCAGCCATCATCAGCAGCACCAGTGGCGGCAGTGGCTATGGCTTCCGGCCCAGCACGGTCAGCGGTGGCTACGTGGCCAACAGCAGCAACTGCATCTCTGGAGTGTGCAGCGTGAGAGGCGGGGAGGGCAGGAGCCGGGGCAGTGCCAACGATTACAAAGACACCCTGGGGAAGGGTTCCAGCCTGAGTGCACCCTCCAAGAAAACCAGTCGGTAGAGAAGACTGCCCCGGGCCCCGCCTCATTCCATGACACAGCTCTGGATCCCACACTGTATTTCCCACAGCCCACTCTCAGCTCCATCTCCACCCTGCTGGTCCTGCTCCCGTACACCTGGCACTGGCCTTGGCCACCCACTTCTCCCAGCTTGTGTCTTCCTGATCCTGGGAAGGCCTGGATGACCAAGCTTGGTGAAATTCCTCCCTGTACACACCCTATTCACTCCTTGTCTGTGGTCCCCCAGCTACACCACCAGCCCAGGTCCCGGCTGCCAGCTTTCCTCCTCTGCCCGGCCTCTAGCTCAGTCGCTAACTACTCTGCTGGGCTCCCTGGGTCTCTGCCCAAGGCCcctcacacactggggcctagcATAGTTCCTGCCTATGCTAGGAGCTGGCTCTGTGTTCAAGAAAAGGAGGACTGAAGGACAAACAACAAAGAGTGGCCCAGTCCCCACCCCCACATCTAGCTCAGTCTCAAATCTGAGTGGGACCAAGTGCAATTCAGGGCCTTTTTCTCCAGTCACCTGCACCcagaagcagagaaaagcagGCACTGTTCACTTTTCCTTTATTCTTAACGGCCTTCCTCTGTTGCATCCTCAATAAACAGCACAATCTCATGGCTTGGTCTCTGAGTATTCAAAGTATGCACATGCACCTCAGTTCACTCACATGAGCACGCACCATGTACATTCATGAATGCATgaagcacaaacacacacacacaagtacatCACTGTGTATTGCCCATGCAGCCTATATGTCTGTGTTAATTTTCAGGAGGCAAATGGGGTGTGGAGCAGGGtctgggaggaggggcagggagggaggaaaggagaagccCAGAAAGCGTGTGCATGTACTGGCTGGAGGCTTCAGCAGATGGACATGCACAAACTGTGTCCAGTGACAGAAATGGTCGTGTTCCTGACCTGACCTTGCCTCTGAGACTGCACCTTTCCTTGTCGGAAGGTGGGCTTAGTGCACGGGTATTTGCATTTGTCCAGGCCTTTTCTCACTGCTCAGAGGCCTGGCCTCCTGCGGGGTCAGAAGGTGGGAGTCCCACACTCTTGGCTTCTCAGATGGAAAGATAAGTAACAAGTCTTGGAAGTTGGGGCTGGTGTAGGGAGGAGTGAGCTGGGGTCCCaccatggggtgggggtgggctatGAATTTCAGTGACTGTGGGGTTGGCGCTTCCCCAGACATACTCCTATCCCACCTTCCAGAACCACTATGGTGATGGCCAGTCCTGCCTTGGTAAGGGGTGTAAGGAGAGTGAACAGACAGATTCCCCAGGCCAGCTCTGTGtcttgggtggggaggggaggtgtaGGAGGCTCAGCGCATTTGCAGGTGGGTGGGAAGCCAACGTCTTTGCAGTGAGTGGGCAGCGACCTAGTCTCACAGTAGCCACACTAATGACGTCATCTGGGGGAAGGAAGAGGGTTTCAGTTTCATAGAGGAGCAGGGAGGCCTGGTATTGGGGCTGGGCTGGAGGGGGATCAGAGGATGAGGGTTTGGGGCAAGAAGACCAAGTATAatggaagaggaagacagagggtCCGGAGGAAGGGACGGATGGTCTGAGTTGACATCTAGGACATTTAGAGTAGTGACTGGGGCTTAGGGCAAGGCTCAAAAGCCCCTGCCCAGGAGATGGTTAGAGCCAGAGACTCCTGGCTGTCATCAACCTGTCAGCACCGTCATCTAGCAGGTGGGTAAGTGGAATAAGACTCAACAACATGTTTGCATCCTTGATTGATAAGAtgaggcatgtgtgtgtgtgcatgcatgtgtgtgtgtgtgtgtgtgtgtgtgtgtgtgtgtgtgtgtgttcagtacTGGGCACAGACATTGCCATTTCCTCAGTGAAGGCACCATGCACACCTGCTGCCTTTGCTAGCCTCCTGCCTTTGCAACAGTAGGGACTGAGGTTGGATAGCAGAAAGAACTTTCCAGTTGAGAGGCTAAAAGAAATGGCTAGATTCTCAAATGTGAAGGTGGAGGCTTCTCTAGATGATGCTGGTTTATCTCACAGAtctgtggagggagggaagaactcCCTTTATGCCCCAGGGCTCACAGAGGTCTCCTGAGTGGGCAGGGTTATCCTGGGTTCTGAGTCTGTTTTCTAGAGCCACAAAACCAAGTGCTGGAGACTGGAGCCTCCTGCAGGAGACTCAGAAACCCAGCACTGGGGCCCATGGCAGGGGCCTGAGCTATCAGCTTGACAGGTTCCAGCATGAGAGGGCAGGGTTTGATGGACAATTTTGGGAGCAAGTGAGGGCTCTGAGGAAAGGAAATAATGACAATGACTAGCAGGCAAGGTGGCCACCATGTGAATCTACATGGTAATTTGGTTATGGCTGC
The Gorilla gorilla gorilla isolate KB3781 chromosome 10, NHGRI_mGorGor1-v2.1_pri, whole genome shotgun sequence genome window above contains:
- the LOC101124417 gene encoding keratin, type II cytoskeletal 71, yielding MSRQFTCKSGAAAKGGFSGCSAVLSGGSSSSFRAGSKGLSGGFGSRSLYSLGGVRSLNVASGSGKSGGYGFGRGRASGFAGSMFGSVALGPVCPTVCPPGGIHQVTVNESLLAPLNVELDPEIQKVRAQEREQIKALNNKFASFIDKVRFLEQQNQVLETKWELLQQLDLNNCKNNLEPILEGYISNLRKQLETLSGDRVRLDSELRNVRDVVEDYKKRYEEEINKRTAAENEFVLLKKDVDAAYANKVELQAKVESMDQEIKFFRCLFEAEITQIQSHISDMSVILSMDNNRNLDLDSIIDEVRTQYEEIALKSKAEAEALYQTKFQELQLAAGRHGDDLKNTKNEISELTRLIQRIRSEIENVKKQASNLETAIADAEQRGDNALKDARAKLDELEGALHQAKEELARMLREYQELMSLKLALDMEIATYRKLLESEECRMSGEFPSPVSISIISSTSGGSGYGFRPSTVSGGYVANSSNCISGVCSVRGGEGRSRGSANDYKDTLGKGSSLSAPSKKTSR